The Candidatus Methylomirabilota bacterium genome includes a region encoding these proteins:
- a CDS encoding PfkB family carbohydrate kinase, with amino-acid sequence MIDLVAIGHVTFDETPSGVRPGGSAYYAALTARRLGLSVGLLTSISPDYPLDVFPEGIHVTTVASPHTTRYRLGQSRGARTLTLLSRAADLETEHLPAAWRGAPLAVLCPVAGEVDPALAGVFEDAAVAVLPQGWMRKRGRGGLMGPQPWEDADDVLPRTQLLVLSEEDLPGADAGAVAWLQQVPLGAITRGKRGATLYVNGDSYHVEADAAKEIDPTGAGDVFASTLLIEYQRLGDAWEAAAAAACAGAASVEAEGPAAIPDRPGLDARLAAYRRHHGG; translated from the coding sequence ATGATCGACCTGGTCGCCATCGGGCACGTGACCTTCGACGAGACGCCCTCGGGCGTCAGGCCCGGCGGCTCGGCTTACTACGCGGCGCTGACTGCCCGGCGGCTCGGCCTCAGCGTCGGCCTCCTGACCTCCATCTCCCCCGACTACCCGCTCGACGTCTTTCCCGAGGGGATCCACGTCACGACGGTGGCGTCACCTCACACCACGCGCTACCGGCTCGGCCAATCCAGGGGCGCGCGGACCCTCACCCTCCTCTCCCGCGCGGCCGATCTCGAGACGGAGCACCTCCCCGCGGCGTGGCGGGGAGCGCCCCTGGCGGTACTGTGCCCCGTGGCGGGCGAGGTGGACCCGGCGCTGGCCGGCGTCTTCGAGGACGCGGCGGTCGCCGTGCTGCCGCAGGGCTGGATGCGCAAGCGCGGCCGAGGCGGCCTGATGGGCCCGCAGCCGTGGGAGGATGCCGACGATGTGCTGCCGCGAACCCAGCTCCTGGTCCTCAGCGAAGAGGATCTGCCCGGAGCCGACGCGGGCGCCGTCGCGTGGCTCCAGCAGGTGCCGCTGGGCGCCATCACGCGCGGGAAGCGCGGGGCGACGCTCTACGTCAACGGCGATTCCTACCACGTCGAGGCCGACGCCGCGAAGGAGATCGACCCGACGGGCGCGGGCGACGTCTTCGCGAGCACGCTCCTGATCGAGTACCAGCGCCTCGGAGATGCGTGGGAGGCGGCGGCCGCAGCGGCGTGTGCGGGAGCGGCATCGGTCGAAGCCGAGGGACCCGCGGCCATCCCCGACCGGCCCGGCCTCGACGCGCGGCTCGCGGCCTACCGGCGCCACCACGGCGGTTGA
- a CDS encoding acyl-CoA dehydrogenase family protein yields MKIFNEQHEMFRQAVRSFVEKEVEPHVEAWEEAGQIPKSIWPRMGALGFLGVEYDEKYGGGGADFLTTAVLCEEAARSRCAAFAMALGVHTDMASPHLYWTGSEALKEKYLPGICRGEKLTAIAVTEPGGGSDVAAIRTRAVRDGGDYVLNGSKMFITNGVMADIFFVAARIESGDREKRDPEGKRHRGISMFLVERNTPGFTVSRKLDKMGNRASDTAELAFQDMRVPAENLLGREGVGFYEVMRVFQRERLVAGLHAVAGCARALEDTIAYVKQRHAFDGPLSGKQVVRHKLADLATLIEAARWLTYAVCLKFQGGEEAVKEISMVKLFAGEMAQKVAYDCVQLHGGYGYMREYPIERFFRDIRLLTIGGGTSEIMKEIIAKQMEL; encoded by the coding sequence ATGAAGATCTTCAACGAGCAGCACGAAATGTTCCGCCAGGCGGTGCGCTCCTTCGTCGAGAAGGAGGTCGAGCCCCATGTCGAAGCGTGGGAGGAGGCCGGGCAGATCCCCAAGTCGATCTGGCCCCGCATGGGCGCCTTGGGCTTCCTCGGCGTCGAGTACGACGAAAAGTACGGCGGCGGCGGCGCCGACTTCCTGACTACGGCTGTGCTCTGCGAAGAAGCGGCGCGCTCCCGCTGCGCGGCCTTCGCCATGGCGCTCGGCGTGCACACCGATATGGCCTCGCCCCACCTGTACTGGACGGGCAGCGAAGCGCTCAAGGAGAAGTACCTGCCGGGCATTTGCCGGGGCGAGAAGCTCACGGCCATCGCGGTGACCGAGCCCGGCGGAGGCTCCGACGTGGCCGCCATCCGGACGCGCGCCGTCAGGGACGGGGGCGACTACGTGCTGAACGGCTCCAAGATGTTCATCACCAACGGCGTGATGGCCGACATCTTCTTCGTGGCGGCGCGTATCGAGAGCGGAGACCGCGAGAAGCGCGATCCTGAAGGGAAGCGGCATCGGGGCATTTCCATGTTCCTGGTCGAGCGGAACACGCCGGGATTCACCGTGAGCCGCAAGCTCGACAAGATGGGCAACCGCGCCTCGGACACCGCCGAGCTGGCCTTCCAGGACATGCGCGTACCGGCCGAGAACCTGCTGGGGCGAGAGGGCGTGGGCTTCTACGAGGTCATGCGGGTCTTCCAGCGGGAGCGGCTGGTGGCCGGGCTCCACGCCGTGGCCGGCTGCGCCCGCGCGCTCGAGGACACTATCGCGTACGTGAAGCAGCGCCACGCCTTTGACGGACCGCTGTCGGGCAAGCAGGTCGTGCGCCACAAGCTGGCCGACCTGGCGACCCTCATCGAGGCGGCGCGCTGGCTGACCTACGCCGTCTGCCTCAAGTTCCAGGGCGGTGAGGAGGCGGTCAAGGAGATCTCCATGGTGAAGCTCTTCGCCGGGGAGATGGCCCAGAAGGTCGCGTACGACTGCGTCCAGCTCCACGGCGGCTACGGCTACATGCGCGAGTACCCGATCGAGCGCTTCTTCCGCGACATCCGCCTGTTGACCATCGGCGGCGGCACCTCCGAGATCATGAAGGAGATCATCGCCAAGCAGATGGAGCTGTGA